A genomic segment from Bacteroidota bacterium encodes:
- a CDS encoding permease produces MQIGSLIMLAASALALIIGPFLFRLFASRQHFFRLMDGFIVVLITGIVIVEVMPEVFAHMPLLGSVLLLAGFAGPTILERLFHRAARQVHHTALIIGVAGIVLHTIMDGAVLVDPVTETGHLLGWGVILHRLPAGITIWWLIEPRYGKRVAMGILLLMVVGTIAGFYVGSGFMALNTEAGALALKAFVAGAILHVVIHRPQSANFRGVGQKRGFMRWAEGIGNLAGLAVFGLLLWFEAEPISGHNHAAAFSGSTGDIFWGMAMESAPALLLAYLFGGLIGEFLPATSIRWMQRGPAMGRAVKGMAVGLPLPICTCGVLPLYQTLVKKGAPASAAMAFLIATPELGIDALLISIPLLGGDMTIVRIVAAATIALLIGWLVGTWTERTTTPLTDTAPEPAEKEHLPTGKRLKKGLSYGFGGLVDDTAPWILAGLLVAALAHPVLGQGWIQSLPAGLDVLFFAMIGLPIYVCASGATPIVAVLLINGVSPGAALAFLLTGPATNVSTFGILSRLHSQNVALVFGVTTMSIAVGLGILVNTAWPNMALLTAADLDLENHGWLQQLSLAILFAIFLASLLRRGARGFVGEVTSNFQFGSGHVHHHDHGDDDHADHDHGANGKHSHAPAASCNEHCAHC; encoded by the coding sequence ATGCAAATTGGCTCCCTGATCATGCTGGCAGCTAGTGCGCTGGCGCTGATTATTGGCCCATTTTTATTTCGCCTGTTTGCCTCCAGGCAGCATTTCTTTCGCCTGATGGACGGCTTCATCGTGGTGCTGATTACGGGTATTGTAATTGTTGAGGTGATGCCTGAAGTATTTGCCCACATGCCGCTATTGGGCAGTGTATTGCTTCTTGCCGGATTTGCGGGGCCAACGATCCTTGAGCGACTCTTTCATCGGGCAGCGCGACAGGTACATCATACAGCGCTGATTATTGGGGTTGCTGGTATTGTACTGCATACAATTATGGATGGCGCGGTACTCGTTGATCCGGTAACAGAGACGGGCCACCTGCTGGGCTGGGGCGTGATCCTGCATCGGCTGCCGGCTGGCATCACCATCTGGTGGCTTATTGAGCCACGGTATGGCAAACGCGTTGCTATGGGTATTTTGCTGCTGATGGTGGTTGGTACAATAGCCGGGTTTTATGTAGGCAGCGGATTTATGGCCCTCAATACCGAAGCCGGCGCACTCGCCCTCAAAGCATTTGTTGCTGGTGCCATTTTGCATGTGGTCATTCACCGCCCGCAATCAGCGAATTTCAGGGGTGTCGGGCAAAAGCGCGGTTTTATGCGCTGGGCTGAAGGGATTGGCAACCTCGCCGGCCTTGCTGTCTTTGGCTTGTTGCTCTGGTTTGAGGCTGAACCGATATCCGGACACAACCATGCGGCTGCTTTTTCTGGCAGTACGGGTGATATTTTTTGGGGGATGGCCATGGAAAGTGCGCCGGCGCTTTTGCTTGCGTATCTGTTTGGTGGCCTCATTGGAGAATTTTTACCGGCAACATCAATCCGCTGGATGCAACGTGGGCCTGCAATGGGGCGGGCGGTCAAGGGTATGGCTGTCGGATTGCCGCTCCCGATCTGCACCTGCGGCGTGTTACCCTTGTATCAGACCCTCGTGAAAAAAGGCGCGCCGGCATCTGCCGCGATGGCCTTTTTGATTGCCACGCCCGAACTCGGGATCGATGCATTGTTGATTTCCATTCCTCTGCTCGGTGGCGACATGACCATCGTGCGAATTGTGGCTGCTGCCACCATTGCACTGCTAATTGGATGGCTCGTAGGGACCTGGACCGAGCGGACCACTACGCCGCTGACTGATACTGCCCCCGAGCCTGCAGAGAAAGAGCACTTGCCAACTGGGAAGCGCCTGAAGAAAGGCCTGTCTTACGGTTTTGGTGGGCTCGTTGATGATACAGCCCCCTGGATCCTGGCCGGCTTGCTGGTGGCAGCGTTGGCCCATCCTGTCTTGGGGCAAGGATGGATTCAATCTTTACCTGCGGGCCTTGATGTACTCTTCTTTGCAATGATTGGCTTACCGATCTATGTATGTGCTTCGGGCGCTACGCCCATTGTTGCCGTCCTCCTGATTAACGGAGTGTCACCGGGTGCTGCCCTTGCCTTCCTGCTAACCGGGCCGGCTACCAACGTAAGTACATTTGGCATCCTTTCCCGCCTGCATAGCCAAAATGTAGCGCTTGTGTTTGGTGTGACAACCATGTCGATCGCCGTAGGGCTGGGCATCCTTGTAAACACAGCCTGGCCGAATATGGCTCTCCTTACTGCTGCTGATCTTGATCTCGAAAATCATGGCTGGCTGCAGCAGCTAAGCCTTGCCATACTTTTTGCTATATTTCTGGCGTCGCTCTTACGTAGGGGCGCACGCGGGTTTGTCGGAGAAGTAACGTCCAATTTCCAGTTTGGCAGCGGCCATGTGCACCACCATGATCATGGGGATGACGACCACGCTGATCATGATCATGGCGCAAACGGAAAACATTCCCACGCGCCGGCTGCTTCCTGTAACGAACATTGTGCACATTGCTAG
- a CDS encoding SDR family oxidoreductase, translating to MQSPSSIALIIGGSSGMGLEAARRLAVKNTEIWLIGRNSAKLETAAAELKTMGSAQVQPLQVDLYDSNAVDQLIARIKTVTQPIQYLVNAAGMFVPKSFLEHTEADYDGYMNLNRAMFFITQAAVENMKAHGGGAIVNVGSMWAKQAVKATPSSAYSMAKAGLHALTQHLAMELAEFNIRVNAVSPAVVVTPVYGAFIDADKIEATLTEGFGAFHPIGRVGQVDDVGAVIDFLLSDHANWVTGAVWDVDGGVMAGRN from the coding sequence ATGCAATCTCCATCTTCAATAGCCCTTATCATCGGTGGCTCCTCAGGCATGGGCCTGGAAGCAGCCCGACGCCTCGCAGTCAAGAATACAGAAATCTGGCTCATTGGTCGCAATAGCGCAAAGCTCGAGACTGCCGCCGCTGAACTCAAAACGATGGGCAGCGCGCAGGTCCAGCCTTTGCAGGTAGACCTGTACGACAGCAACGCTGTTGACCAGCTCATCGCCCGCATTAAAACTGTAACCCAACCCATTCAATACCTGGTAAACGCCGCCGGCATGTTTGTGCCGAAGTCATTTCTGGAGCACACCGAAGCTGATTACGATGGCTACATGAACCTGAACCGGGCCATGTTTTTCATCACCCAGGCTGCGGTAGAAAACATGAAAGCACACGGCGGGGGTGCTATTGTTAATGTCGGCTCCATGTGGGCCAAACAGGCAGTCAAAGCGACACCTTCAAGTGCCTATTCCATGGCAAAAGCCGGCCTCCATGCGCTTACGCAGCATCTTGCAATGGAATTGGCGGAATTCAACATCCGCGTGAATGCCGTATCCCCTGCTGTAGTTGTTACACCTGTTTACGGTGCATTTATCGATGCAGACAAAATCGAGGCTACCCTCACAGAAGGCTTTGGTGCTTTTCACCCCATCGGCCGGGTAGGCCAGGTTGACGATGTTGGGGCTGTGATCGATTTCCTGCTTTCAGACCACGCCAACTGGGTTACCGGTGCTGTGTGGGATGTTGATGGTGGCGTGATGGCCGGCCGTAATTAG
- a CDS encoding carboxymuconolactone decarboxylase family protein has protein sequence MSNLSALSREQVSTDNQAIFDQLKQAIGMVPNLYATYANSPVALKAILTLGDTLKEGAFTNREIEAIALVVSEANDCEYCLAAHTAIGKMNGFTEAETLALREATIADDKLNILTRLARAITVSRGRPDQHLIDAFHNAGYTKAALVELIGFVAVNTFNNYLNNIAGTEVDFPAAPALQSV, from the coding sequence ATGTCAAACCTATCTGCCCTTTCTCGCGAACAAGTATCCACAGACAACCAGGCCATCTTTGACCAGCTCAAACAGGCCATCGGCATGGTACCCAACCTTTACGCCACTTATGCAAATTCTCCCGTTGCCCTCAAGGCAATTTTGACATTGGGCGACACCCTGAAAGAAGGCGCTTTTACAAATCGTGAAATTGAAGCCATCGCCCTCGTTGTATCGGAAGCAAATGACTGCGAATACTGCCTGGCTGCACATACTGCAATCGGCAAAATGAACGGTTTTACCGAGGCAGAAACCCTTGCCCTCCGCGAAGCAACCATTGCAGACGACAAGTTGAACATCCTGACCAGACTGGCGCGCGCCATCACCGTTTCGCGCGGCCGGCCCGACCAGCACCTGATCGATGCCTTCCACAACGCCGGCTACACCAAAGCCGCACTTGTCGAGCTCATCGGGTTTGTGGCTGTGAACACGTTCAACAATTACCTGAACAACATTGCAGGTACCGAAGTGGACTTCCCTGCAGCACCAGCCCTACAGTCTGTGTGA
- a CDS encoding TetR family transcriptional regulator C-terminal domain-containing protein, with protein sequence MDRIHNVDQLLQTGIDMMVASGYHNTSINAVIKKAGLPKGSFYYLYKDKKAFALAALQRYTDDTVESMARTFADPALGPVAGIRQYFANSIKKFQQSNYCNGCFLGNMSLELSDVDEDFRAVIEQSLSRMADAIRKPLDLAVAEGSLQNSANTTVLADLIINTWHGTLLRMKATRSRQPLEIFINDFFNQITCNI encoded by the coding sequence ATGGATCGGATTCACAACGTCGATCAGCTATTACAAACGGGTATTGACATGATGGTAGCCAGTGGTTACCACAACACGTCGATCAATGCAGTCATTAAAAAAGCAGGGTTACCCAAAGGGTCGTTCTATTATCTCTATAAAGATAAAAAAGCATTTGCACTGGCCGCATTACAGCGCTATACAGATGATACTGTAGAAAGCATGGCGCGCACGTTTGCTGACCCGGCTCTGGGCCCGGTTGCCGGCATCCGGCAATATTTTGCAAACAGCATCAAAAAATTCCAACAAAGCAACTACTGCAATGGCTGCTTTTTGGGCAACATGAGCCTGGAGTTGTCTGATGTCGATGAAGATTTTCGCGCTGTCATTGAACAATCCCTATCGCGTATGGCTGACGCAATACGCAAACCACTCGATTTGGCTGTAGCAGAAGGCAGCCTGCAAAACAGCGCTAACACTACTGTTTTGGCTGATTTGATCATCAATACCTGGCACGGTACCCTGCTCCGCATGAAAGCAACCAGGAGCCGGCAGCCGCTGGAAATTTTCATCAATGATTTTTTTAATCAAATTACCTGTAACATTTAG
- a CDS encoding TetR/AcrR family transcriptional regulator yields the protein MSDTAERLLDVAQALVQQRGFNAFSFRDLSRDLGITNAAIHYHYPTKASLGKALVSRYTRNFQAALVAIDQQEASAQERLAEFVKIYSSALRSGRFCLCGMLASDAITLPEDVLSEVRIFFSATEAWLAGVLEMGRASNTLHFELPATEEAQLVLATVEGAMLTAWPLRAADAIGAINQFEKIAGRMINTLGVQPAT from the coding sequence ATGTCAGACACAGCAGAAAGACTACTGGATGTAGCACAGGCGCTGGTACAGCAACGCGGCTTCAATGCGTTCAGCTTCCGGGACTTGTCGCGAGATTTGGGCATTACCAATGCTGCCATCCATTACCATTACCCCACAAAGGCCTCGCTGGGCAAAGCTTTGGTTTCGCGCTACACACGCAATTTCCAGGCAGCGCTGGTTGCCATTGACCAGCAAGAAGCCAGCGCACAAGAACGCCTGGCTGAATTTGTGAAAATATACAGTTCGGCGCTACGATCCGGCCGGTTTTGTCTTTGTGGTATGCTGGCGTCAGACGCCATCACGCTTCCGGAAGACGTGTTATCGGAAGTTCGCATTTTTTTCAGCGCAACGGAAGCCTGGCTTGCCGGTGTACTGGAAATGGGCCGCGCAAGTAACACCTTGCACTTTGAGTTGCCGGCTACGGAAGAAGCCCAACTCGTACTGGCGACGGTAGAAGGCGCCATGCTGACTGCCTGGCCCTTGCGTGCAGCTGACGCAATTGGTGCCATCAACCAGTTCGAAAAAATTGCGGGCCGTATGATTAACACCCTTGGTGTCCAGCCCGCAACCTGA
- a CDS encoding GTP-binding protein: MNPDSLPVTILSGFLGAGKTTLLNHLLQDNHGLRLGVLVNDFGAINIDAALVETVEDDVVALSNGCICCSIREDLLTAVLQLLGRPDPPDCLIIEASGVADPSAIAFTFSAPGIRETARLDAVVTVVDCAHVFDPVPGAVQQLMEDQLAAAHIVLLNKMDLVDDAAQMRVTEWVTARAPRAAHLPATQGKIPASLLLNTSRAADATQPAGSNQGSARPAFKTWRYTSSEPLPSLRHLNHMLHQLPEEVIRVKGMVYLRDMPDRQIIVHRVGKRIDVQPGSAWPGEAKTQLVAIGLLESRVGEEWRDGDD; encoded by the coding sequence ATGAATCCTGATTCGCTGCCCGTTACCATTTTGTCGGGTTTTTTAGGTGCTGGCAAAACCACCTTGCTCAACCATCTGTTGCAAGACAATCATGGCTTGCGACTTGGCGTGCTTGTCAACGATTTTGGGGCCATCAACATCGATGCAGCACTTGTTGAAACGGTAGAGGACGACGTAGTTGCCCTCTCGAATGGCTGCATTTGCTGCTCTATCCGCGAAGACCTGCTCACAGCGGTCTTGCAGCTGCTCGGTCGCCCGGACCCGCCCGATTGCCTCATCATCGAAGCCAGCGGTGTTGCCGATCCGTCGGCCATTGCGTTTACCTTCTCGGCGCCTGGCATCCGCGAAACAGCCCGCCTTGATGCTGTGGTTACTGTTGTCGACTGTGCACACGTATTTGATCCGGTACCTGGGGCGGTGCAGCAATTGATGGAAGATCAGCTGGCAGCTGCTCACATTGTGCTACTCAATAAAATGGATTTGGTGGATGATGCTGCGCAAATGCGCGTAACGGAATGGGTAACTGCACGCGCTCCACGGGCAGCGCACTTGCCGGCAACACAGGGCAAAATTCCTGCAAGCCTGCTCTTGAATACCAGCCGTGCTGCGGATGCAACACAGCCCGCTGGCTCAAACCAGGGTTCGGCCAGGCCGGCTTTCAAAACCTGGCGCTATACATCATCAGAACCGTTGCCTTCGCTGCGGCACCTGAACCACATGCTTCATCAATTGCCCGAAGAGGTGATCCGCGTGAAAGGCATGGTTTACCTGCGGGATATGCCGGATCGCCAAATCATCGTGCACCGGGTAGGCAAACGCATCGACGTACAGCCCGGCAGCGCATGGCCAGGTGAGGCGAAGACGCAGTTGGTTGCTATAGGATTGCTGGAGAGTCGGGTTGGTGAGGAGTGGCGAGATGGAGATGATTGA
- a CDS encoding metallophosphatase, translated as MQRRKFLQTLGAGAAGSFLAPLTALGADEVRLVLLHTNDTHSRIDPFPMDGGRNEGMGGAARRATLVKQIRQQHQNVLLLDSGDIFQGTPYFNFFKGEIEFKTMSAMQYDVATLGNHDFDNGVNGLVSVLPHANFDFVSANYDISNPSLKPHVQPHIIKQVGPIKVGIFGLGIDFQSLVLPALHEGVVYNDPIPVAKQQVDALRNAGCHLVICLSHLGYRYRSDKVSDTDLAQLVPGIDFVFGGHTHSFLDAPDVYNNNMGSSVVNQVGFAGLRLGRADVVFKRSGEKERWYISEYPIDSRLDVA; from the coding sequence ATGCAACGTCGTAAATTTTTGCAAACCCTTGGTGCCGGCGCGGCCGGGTCGTTTCTTGCACCACTCACCGCGCTTGGTGCAGATGAAGTACGGCTCGTTCTGTTACACACCAACGACACCCATTCCCGGATCGACCCCTTCCCGATGGATGGCGGCCGCAACGAAGGCATGGGCGGCGCAGCGCGACGCGCGACGCTTGTAAAACAGATACGGCAACAGCACCAAAACGTGCTGCTCCTTGACAGTGGGGATATTTTTCAGGGCACCCCTTATTTCAACTTCTTTAAAGGCGAGATCGAATTCAAAACGATGTCAGCCATGCAGTACGACGTAGCTACGCTGGGCAATCACGATTTCGACAACGGTGTAAACGGCCTAGTGAGTGTGCTCCCACACGCCAACTTCGATTTTGTATCAGCGAATTACGACATATCCAATCCGAGCCTAAAACCGCATGTCCAGCCGCATATCATCAAACAGGTTGGCCCCATCAAAGTGGGCATCTTTGGTTTGGGGATAGATTTCCAGTCGCTGGTCTTGCCGGCGTTGCATGAAGGCGTGGTGTACAACGATCCGATTCCGGTGGCAAAACAACAGGTCGATGCCCTGCGCAACGCCGGCTGCCATCTGGTCATTTGCCTCTCACACCTGGGCTACCGCTACCGCTCCGACAAAGTGAGCGATACCGACCTGGCACAGCTTGTACCGGGCATCGACTTTGTTTTTGGGGGCCACACCCACTCGTTCCTCGACGCGCCAGATGTGTACAACAACAACATGGGCAGCAGCGTGGTTAACCAGGTTGGATTTGCCGGCCTGCGGCTTGGTCGGGCTGATGTTGTTTTCAAGCGAAGTGGAGAAAAAGAACGGTGGTACATCAGCGAATACCCGATTGACAGCCGGCTGGATGTAGCTTGA
- a CDS encoding 5'-nucleotidase C-terminal domain-containing protein, protein MITRIGLACTAIFLLFAGCKSAEPVATSAEAPAMAQVAPPTAGYTAISDALQADPTIEAIIAPYRQRLEAGVNEEIGTTTVHLQKGGLESGLGNMAADAMLQVANTLSGKPVDMALTNNGGLRVTISKGPITVGEIFELMPFENMMTVLDLSATQVDSLANQLAAARGEPIAGFSFTIDEATQKAHDILVNNQPLSADRTYRLVTSDYLANGGGRIAAIWQPLGREDLNMLLRDAFIEYIRGEGTISPAVEGRITLRTP, encoded by the coding sequence ATGATCACTAGAATTGGCCTGGCTTGTACAGCCATCTTTTTATTGTTTGCTGGCTGCAAGTCTGCAGAGCCCGTAGCAACATCAGCGGAAGCGCCAGCCATGGCGCAGGTTGCGCCGCCAACCGCCGGCTATACCGCCATCTCTGACGCTTTGCAGGCAGACCCAACAATTGAAGCTATCATCGCCCCTTACCGGCAACGGCTGGAGGCCGGCGTGAACGAAGAAATTGGCACAACGACGGTCCATCTACAAAAAGGAGGGCTCGAAAGCGGCCTTGGTAACATGGCCGCTGATGCCATGCTACAGGTTGCCAATACCCTTTCTGGAAAACCCGTAGATATGGCCTTGACAAATAACGGTGGACTCCGGGTAACTATTTCCAAAGGCCCCATCACCGTCGGCGAAATTTTTGAGCTCATGCCTTTCGAAAACATGATGACTGTGCTGGACTTATCCGCAACCCAGGTGGATTCACTGGCCAACCAGCTTGCTGCTGCGCGGGGCGAACCCATTGCAGGGTTCTCGTTTACCATTGACGAAGCCACCCAAAAAGCACACGATATCCTGGTCAACAACCAGCCTTTATCAGCAGACAGAACCTACCGGCTCGTTACCTCGGACTACCTCGCCAATGGTGGGGGCCGTATCGCAGCAATCTGGCAACCCCTCGGCCGTGAGGACTTAAATATGCTGTTGCGCGATGCATTTATCGAATATATCCGCGGAGAAGGCACGATTAGTCCGGCTGTTGAAGGCCGCATTACCCTGCGCACCCCCTAA